Proteins encoded together in one Camelina sativa cultivar DH55 chromosome 9, Cs, whole genome shotgun sequence window:
- the LOC104715830 gene encoding DNA-binding protein DDB_G0278111-like, whose amino-acid sequence MAFHHLMRIQGLQSSTLSLILPCLSSQLLRGECKRLWLDKGKQGGNQQNPEQEKQQDDARSEADEHRQMMLSQILSSQARERIARIALVKPEKARGVEDVILRAAQMGQIVEKVSEERLITLLEQINSQTAKQTKVTIHRRRGVDDD is encoded by the exons ATGGCGTTTCACCATTTGATGCGAATTCAAGGCTTACAGTCCTCTACACTGTCGCTTATTCTTCCATGTCTTTCATCACAATTACTACG AGGAGAATGCAAGAGATTATGGCTCGACAAG GGTAAGCAGGGTGGTAATCAGCAAAATCCAGAGCAAGAGAAACAACAGGATGATGCTAGAAG TGAAGCTGATGAACATAGACAAATGATGCTTAGTCAAATATTGTCTTCCCAAGCCAGAGAGAGAA TTGCTCGAATTGCCCTGGTAAAACCTGAGAAAGCTAGAGGTGTAGAGGATGTTATTTTGAGGGCTGCTCAAATGGGACAGATAGTTGAAAAG GTTTCTGAGGAGCGGCTTATTACACTGTTGGAACAAATAAACAGCCAAACTGCAAAACAAACGAAAGTCACG ATCCATAGGCGCCGCGGGGTGGATGACGATTAG
- the LOC104712941 gene encoding serine carboxypeptidase-like 2 isoform X1 yields MRNNNFSSFLKSLLVLLLHLVFLSQQNVNSASIVKFLPGFEGPLPFELETGYIGIGEEEEVQLFYYFIKSERNPEEDPLLLWLSGGPGCSSISGLLYENGPLKMKLDVYNGTLPSLVSTTYSWTKTSSIIFLDQPVGTGFSYSRTTQSNKPSDSGEAKRIHEFLQKWLGKHQEFSSNPFYVTGDSYSGMVVPATVQEISKGNYQCCNPPINLQGYVLGNPLTDFATDTNHRIPFAHGMALISDELYESLKRVCKGDYGHVDPRNTECLKLIEEYNKCISRLYRSFILFPLCETETPNCYIYRYFLTTHWANDAAVREALQINKESIGEWVRCYFGMPYTNDIKSSIPYHMNNSISGYRSLIFSGDHDMEVPFLATQAWIRSLNYSVIDEWRPWMIKDQIGGYTRTYANKMTFATVKGGGHTAEYKPDETFIMFQRWINGQPL; encoded by the exons atgagaaacaacaacttttcctcttttctaAAGTCGTTGCttgtgcttcttcttcaccttgtctTCTTGAGTCAGCAAAATGTTAATTCTGCCTCTATCGTCAAGTTTCTTCCTGGTTTTGAAGGCCCTCTTCCATTTGAGCTTGAAACcgg GTATATTGGTATTGGTGAGGAAGAGGAAGTGCAACTGTTCTACTACTTCATCAAATCTGAGAGGAACCCAGAAGAAGACCCTCTTCTTCTCTGGCTAAGTGGAGGACCTGGCTGCTCTTCCATCTCTGGCCTTCTTTATGAGAatg GGCCTCTGAAGATGAAGCTTGATGTTTACAACGGAACTCTCCCTTCTTTGGTCTCTACTACATATTCATGGACAAAG ACCTCGAGCATTATATTCTTGGATCAGCCTGTTGGAACTGGTTTCTCCTATTCAAGAACCACACAGTCTAATAAACCCAGTGACTCAGGAGAAGCCAAACGGATCCATGAGTTTTTGCAGAAG TGGCTAGGCAAGCATCAAGAGTTTTCCTCCAACCCTTTCTATGTCACCGGAGATTCTTATTCCGGTATGGTTGTTCCAGCTACCGTTCAAGAAATATCAAAAG gAAACTATCAATGCTGCAATCCTCCAATAAATCTCCAGGGCTATGTGCTCGGCAACCCGTTAACAGACTTTGCAACTGATACTAATCACCGCATTCCATTTGCTCACGGAATGGCCCTGATCTCTGATGAACTCTACGAG TCTTTGAAGAGAGTCTGCAAAGGAGACTATGGTCACGTTGATCCACGTAACACAGAATGCTTGAAACTCATTGAAGAATATAATAAG TGTATAAGCAGATTATACCGATCATTTATATTATTTCCGCTGTGCGAAACTGAAACTCCAAATTGCTAT ATTTATCGGTATTTTCTAACTACCCACTGGGCCAATGACGCTGCTGTGCGGGAAGCTCTTCAAATCAATAAG GAGAGTATAGGGGAATGGGTACGATGTTATTTCGGTATGCCTTACACTAATGACATTAAAAGTAGCATACCTTACCATATGAATAACAGCATCAGTGGTTATCGTTCTCTCATCTTCAG TGGTGATCACGATATGGAAGTACCTTTCCTTGCAACTCAGGCTTGGATAAGATCTCTCAACTATTCCGTCATTGATGAGTGGAGGCCATGGATGATCAAAGATCAAATCGGGGG ATATACAAGGACTTATGCAAATAAAATGACATTTGCTACTGTCAAA GGAGGTGGACACACAGCAGAGTATAAACCAGATGAAACCTTTATCATGTTCCAAAGGTGGATCAATGGCCAACCTCTATAA
- the LOC104712941 gene encoding serine carboxypeptidase-like 2 isoform X2: protein MRNNNFSSFLKSLLVLLLHLVFLSQQNVNSASIVKFLPGFEGPLPFELETGYIGIGEEEEVQLFYYFIKSERNPEEDPLLLWLSGGPGCSSISGLLYENGPLKMKLDVYNGTLPSLVSTTYSWTKTSSIIFLDQPVGTGFSYSRTTQSNKPSDSGEAKRIHEFLQKWLGKHQEFSSNPFYVTGDSYSGMVVPATVQEISKGNYQCCNPPINLQGYVLGNPLTDFATDTNHRIPFAHGMALISDELYESLKRVCKGDYGHVDPRNTECLKLIEEYNKIYRYFLTTHWANDAAVREALQINKESIGEWVRCYFGMPYTNDIKSSIPYHMNNSISGYRSLIFSGDHDMEVPFLATQAWIRSLNYSVIDEWRPWMIKDQIGGYTRTYANKMTFATVKGGGHTAEYKPDETFIMFQRWINGQPL, encoded by the exons atgagaaacaacaacttttcctcttttctaAAGTCGTTGCttgtgcttcttcttcaccttgtctTCTTGAGTCAGCAAAATGTTAATTCTGCCTCTATCGTCAAGTTTCTTCCTGGTTTTGAAGGCCCTCTTCCATTTGAGCTTGAAACcgg GTATATTGGTATTGGTGAGGAAGAGGAAGTGCAACTGTTCTACTACTTCATCAAATCTGAGAGGAACCCAGAAGAAGACCCTCTTCTTCTCTGGCTAAGTGGAGGACCTGGCTGCTCTTCCATCTCTGGCCTTCTTTATGAGAatg GGCCTCTGAAGATGAAGCTTGATGTTTACAACGGAACTCTCCCTTCTTTGGTCTCTACTACATATTCATGGACAAAG ACCTCGAGCATTATATTCTTGGATCAGCCTGTTGGAACTGGTTTCTCCTATTCAAGAACCACACAGTCTAATAAACCCAGTGACTCAGGAGAAGCCAAACGGATCCATGAGTTTTTGCAGAAG TGGCTAGGCAAGCATCAAGAGTTTTCCTCCAACCCTTTCTATGTCACCGGAGATTCTTATTCCGGTATGGTTGTTCCAGCTACCGTTCAAGAAATATCAAAAG gAAACTATCAATGCTGCAATCCTCCAATAAATCTCCAGGGCTATGTGCTCGGCAACCCGTTAACAGACTTTGCAACTGATACTAATCACCGCATTCCATTTGCTCACGGAATGGCCCTGATCTCTGATGAACTCTACGAG TCTTTGAAGAGAGTCTGCAAAGGAGACTATGGTCACGTTGATCCACGTAACACAGAATGCTTGAAACTCATTGAAGAATATAATAAG ATTTATCGGTATTTTCTAACTACCCACTGGGCCAATGACGCTGCTGTGCGGGAAGCTCTTCAAATCAATAAG GAGAGTATAGGGGAATGGGTACGATGTTATTTCGGTATGCCTTACACTAATGACATTAAAAGTAGCATACCTTACCATATGAATAACAGCATCAGTGGTTATCGTTCTCTCATCTTCAG TGGTGATCACGATATGGAAGTACCTTTCCTTGCAACTCAGGCTTGGATAAGATCTCTCAACTATTCCGTCATTGATGAGTGGAGGCCATGGATGATCAAAGATCAAATCGGGGG ATATACAAGGACTTATGCAAATAAAATGACATTTGCTACTGTCAAA GGAGGTGGACACACAGCAGAGTATAAACCAGATGAAACCTTTATCATGTTCCAAAGGTGGATCAATGGCCAACCTCTATAA
- the LOC104712940 gene encoding protein-lysine methyltransferase METTL21B-like: MDTVEEIRRMSGYGGDVIVVGGFPASESESESESDLAAAEIMVIWAIQGPTSFAPNALVAQSSLELRLDACGHSLSILQSPCSMNTPGVTGSVMWDSGVVLGKFLEHSVDSKVLSLEGKKIVELGSGCGLVGCIAALLGGNVVLTDLPDRLRLLNKNVQTNLHRGNTRGSAVVQELVWGDDPDPDLIEPFPDYVLGSDVIYSEEAVHHLVTTLLQLCGDQTTIFLSGELRNDAVLEYFLESALKYFAIGRVEQAQWHPDYHSRRVVLYVLEKKSKRCLTDGSSLNQSC, encoded by the exons ATGGATACGGTGGAGGAGATACGACGGATGAGTGGTTACGGCGGAGATGTGATAGTAGTCGGTGGGTTTCCGGCTTCGGAGTCGGAATCGGAATCTGAATCCGATTTGGCGGCGGCGGAGATTATGGTTATATGGGCTATTCAAGGGCCAACTTCTTTTGCTCCAAACGCTCTCGTCGCTCAGTCTTCTCTAGAGCTGCGTCTCGATGCTTGTGGCCACTCACTCTCTATTCTCCAGTCTCCTTGTTCAATG AACACGCCTGGAGTAACCGGGTCAGTGATGTGGGACAGTGGAGTGGTGCTAGGGAAGTTCTTGGAACATTCTGTTGACTCTAAGGTTCTTTCTCTTGAAGGCAAGAAGATAGTCGAGTTGGGTTCTGGTTGTGGCTTAGTTGG ttGTATCGCAGCACTTTTGGGAGGCAATGTTGTCCTCACTGATCTTCCAGATAGACTAAGGCTACTCAACAAGAACGTCCAAACCAATTTGCATCGTGGGAACACGCGGGGATCTGCTGTTGTGCAGGAACTTGTTTGGGGAGATGACCCTGATCCAGATTTGATTGAACCATTTCCTGATTATG TATTAGGCTCAGATGTTATCTACAGTGAAGAAGCTGTTCACCATTTGGTAACAACGCTTCTGCAACTTTGCGGGGATCAAACTACAATCTTCCTATCAGGAGAATTACGGAATG ATGCTGTTCTTGAATATTTCTTAGAATCCGCGCTGAAATATTTTGCGATTGGGCGTGTGGAACAAGCACAATGGCATCCGGATTATCACAGCCGTAGAGTCGTGCTATATGTTCTTGAGAAGAAGTCGAAGAGATGCCTCACTGATGGTTCTTCCCTTAATCAATCTTGTTAG